A single window of Rubripirellula lacrimiformis DNA harbors:
- a CDS encoding sigma-70 family RNA polymerase sigma factor, with protein MTAPQDTNDAELEQAIQLTQDGQTAAFEVVVRRFETPLRIWLAGHLPPGIDVDEVAQRTFVAAFSRLDEYTPETRFGAWLFTIARYQMKTELTRLRRVADYHARYAPDLLKRELQRRSSQPPEILSTRLDHLKQCLDGLGDHLCRYVRWRYDEEISLEEMASRSNRSVAAMKKQLWLIRQQLQACVESRMATSERTNG; from the coding sequence ATGACAGCTCCCCAAGACACCAACGACGCCGAGCTTGAACAGGCGATTCAGCTCACCCAAGACGGTCAAACCGCAGCCTTTGAGGTGGTGGTGCGACGGTTCGAGACGCCGCTGCGTATCTGGCTGGCCGGTCATTTGCCGCCCGGGATCGATGTCGACGAAGTAGCCCAGCGGACATTTGTCGCGGCTTTTTCACGGCTCGACGAATACACGCCCGAAACTCGCTTTGGCGCATGGTTGTTCACCATCGCACGTTATCAGATGAAAACGGAACTGACGCGTCTGCGCCGCGTTGCCGATTACCACGCCCGCTACGCTCCGGATCTTTTGAAGCGTGAATTGCAGCGACGAAGCTCCCAGCCGCCCGAAATACTGTCGACGCGGCTGGATCATCTGAAGCAATGCCTGGATGGCTTAGGCGATCATCTGTGCCGTTATGTCCGTTGGCGATACGACGAAGAAATCTCTCTGGAAGAGATGGCGAGCCGCAGCAATCGTTCGGTTGCGGCAATGAAAAAACAGTTGTGGTTGATCCGGCAGCAACTTCAAGCCTGCGTTGAATCGCGAATGGCAACCTCCGAGAGGACGAATGGATGA
- a CDS encoding DUF1501 domain-containing protein — MRCNQFDIPDSRREFLCKAGGGFGALAYAALTGDSLMASTTENPAATKIANRFGKAKNVIWLFMEGGPSHLDLFDPKPAVNELAGQSLPDSFARPVTAMGEANSPILEVKRKWKQCGESGLWISDWLPHHHDVADELCVIRSCVSDGINHAGGVCQMNTGAVFGGRPSLGAWVSYGLGTVTESLPTFVVMKDSASMVVNGARAWGSGFMPSGHQGVLFETGAEPLRNLNNPAGISGGGQKNKIDFINQLNQRHFAGRESNSELEARIHSYELAARMQADAPEAIDVDQEPAHIKELYGMDQKETQVYGRQCLLARRLVERGVRFIQLYSGAGSKWDSHSNIESNHGRLCKGVDKPIAGLIADLKQRGMLDDTLVIWGGEFGRTPMSEKGNGRDHNPTGFTMWMAGGGVKAGQTIGATDELGLYAVEDRLHVHDIHATVMGLLGMDHTKVVYMHKGRPERVDLNEGHFYQDITS, encoded by the coding sequence ATGAGATGTAACCAATTCGATATTCCAGATTCACGACGCGAATTCCTGTGCAAAGCAGGAGGCGGATTTGGTGCGCTGGCTTATGCCGCTTTGACCGGCGATTCGTTGATGGCGTCGACGACTGAAAATCCTGCTGCGACAAAGATCGCGAATCGATTTGGCAAGGCGAAGAACGTCATCTGGTTGTTCATGGAAGGCGGCCCCAGCCACTTGGATCTGTTTGACCCAAAACCAGCCGTCAACGAGTTGGCTGGGCAGAGTTTGCCGGACAGCTTTGCTCGTCCGGTTACCGCGATGGGCGAAGCCAATTCGCCGATCCTAGAGGTCAAACGCAAATGGAAACAATGTGGCGAAAGCGGGCTTTGGATCTCGGATTGGTTGCCGCATCATCATGACGTGGCGGACGAACTGTGCGTGATTCGTTCGTGCGTATCCGACGGCATCAACCATGCCGGCGGAGTCTGTCAAATGAACACGGGGGCCGTGTTCGGAGGCCGCCCTTCGCTGGGGGCCTGGGTGTCGTACGGTCTGGGGACGGTTACCGAAAGTCTGCCGACGTTTGTCGTGATGAAGGATAGCGCGTCCATGGTCGTCAATGGCGCTCGTGCGTGGGGTTCCGGATTCATGCCTTCGGGACACCAAGGCGTGCTGTTTGAAACCGGCGCCGAACCGCTGCGTAATTTGAACAACCCCGCGGGGATCTCAGGCGGGGGACAGAAGAACAAGATCGACTTCATCAACCAATTGAACCAACGGCACTTTGCCGGGCGCGAATCGAATTCCGAATTGGAAGCTCGCATTCATAGCTATGAATTGGCCGCGCGAATGCAAGCCGATGCCCCCGAGGCGATTGATGTGGACCAAGAACCTGCCCACATCAAAGAACTGTACGGCATGGATCAGAAAGAAACACAAGTCTACGGTCGGCAATGTCTGTTGGCACGTCGATTGGTGGAACGGGGCGTGCGATTCATTCAGCTGTATTCCGGTGCCGGCAGCAAATGGGACAGTCACAGCAATATCGAATCCAACCACGGCCGGCTGTGCAAAGGTGTCGACAAGCCGATCGCCGGACTGATCGCTGACCTAAAGCAGCGTGGCATGCTGGACGATACACTTGTGATTTGGGGTGGCGAATTCGGCCGAACGCCGATGAGCGAAAAGGGAAACGGACGCGACCACAACCCGACTGGGTTTACCATGTGGATGGCCGGCGGCGGCGTCAAAGCAGGCCAGACGATCGGAGCCACGGATGAACTAGGGCTGTACGCGGTCGAAGACCGACTGCACGTCCATGACATTCACGCAACCGTGATGGGCTTGCTTGGCATGGACCACACCAAAGTCGTCTACATGCACAAGGGGCGGCCTGAACGAGTTGATCTGAATGAAGGTCACTTCTATCAAGACATCACTTCATAG
- a CDS encoding sigma-54-dependent transcriptional regulator, giving the protein MNSDAFRVLVVDDEPNIRSGLAKGLAREADTVHTTGEARDALYKVDRSHYQLVIADVRLNCGMTGIDLLKRLQDSHPQTAVIVITAHGTVEMAVEAMHAGAFDFILKPLDLDLIRQQVRKAREYYRLRIENQQLRKRLAGAGDVSNIIGGGAAMQSVFQQIRQVAATEATVMIQGESGTGKELVARALHDLSDRSGGPFIAVNLGAMPESLLESELFGHEKGSFSGASRQKPGCFEQASGGTLFLDEVTEMSAKSQVDLLRVLESRQFRRVGGESLLHTDARVVSATNRSVDELIADGSFREDLYYRLNVIPIDVPPLRGRREDIPLLVEHFLADFCLRHQRPSKRVSPEAMQTLASAHWPGNVRQLRNLVERIVVTHPDDVIQVDELPTDFAPRPRSSRTLPHSLAEAVEGCERETIELALQACNLHRERTAKTLGISVRTLHYKMGRYSLH; this is encoded by the coding sequence ATGAATTCTGACGCCTTTCGTGTGCTGGTCGTCGACGATGAACCGAACATCCGCAGCGGGCTAGCCAAGGGCTTGGCACGCGAAGCGGACACCGTGCACACCACCGGGGAAGCCAGGGATGCGTTGTACAAAGTCGATCGGTCTCACTATCAACTGGTGATCGCCGACGTTCGACTCAACTGTGGCATGACCGGCATCGACCTACTAAAACGTTTGCAGGATTCTCATCCCCAGACCGCCGTGATCGTGATCACCGCGCATGGAACGGTCGAGATGGCGGTGGAAGCGATGCACGCCGGTGCGTTTGACTTCATCCTGAAACCGCTAGACCTGGATTTGATTCGCCAGCAGGTCCGCAAGGCCCGCGAATACTACCGGCTTCGCATCGAAAACCAACAACTGCGGAAGCGGTTGGCGGGCGCCGGGGATGTTTCGAACATCATCGGCGGTGGCGCTGCGATGCAGTCCGTGTTCCAACAGATTCGTCAGGTCGCGGCAACCGAAGCCACGGTGATGATCCAAGGGGAAAGCGGTACGGGCAAGGAGCTTGTCGCCCGAGCGTTGCATGACCTCAGCGATCGTAGTGGTGGCCCATTCATAGCCGTCAACCTTGGCGCGATGCCAGAATCCTTGCTGGAAAGCGAGTTGTTTGGTCACGAGAAAGGGTCCTTCAGCGGCGCTTCGCGACAGAAACCCGGTTGCTTTGAACAGGCGTCCGGCGGCACGTTGTTCTTGGACGAAGTCACCGAGATGTCGGCCAAGAGTCAGGTGGACTTGCTGCGCGTGTTGGAATCACGGCAGTTTCGGCGTGTCGGTGGCGAGTCTCTTTTGCATACCGACGCACGCGTTGTTTCAGCCACCAACCGCAGCGTCGATGAACTGATCGCCGATGGCAGTTTTCGCGAAGACTTGTACTATCGTCTGAACGTGATCCCCATCGATGTACCACCTCTTCGTGGGCGACGCGAGGACATACCGTTGTTGGTCGAACACTTCCTTGCCGATTTCTGTTTGCGTCATCAGCGGCCCAGCAAACGAGTGTCCCCCGAAGCGATGCAGACACTGGCCTCGGCACATTGGCCTGGCAACGTTCGACAGCTTCGTAACTTGGTCGAACGGATCGTGGTGACGCACCCCGATGACGTGATCCAGGTCGACGAACTGCCCACCGATTTTGCACCCCGGCCACGGTCCAGTCGGACACTACCGCATTCGTTGGCCGAAGCCGTCGAAGGCTGCGAGCGAGAAACCATCGAACTTGCTCTGCAAGCATGCAATCTGCACCGCGAACGGACGGCCAAAACGCTGGGCATCAGCGTCCGCACATTGCACTACAAGATGGGACGCTATTCGTTGCATTGA
- a CDS encoding metal-sensitive transcriptional regulator produces the protein MRSDDEKKKLNNRLRRVVGQVEAVGRMIDNDDYCVDILMQLSAATGALNKVGQIVLEQHLKTCVSDAIQSGDASDRDEKLSELIRVFRKYAGVID, from the coding sequence ATGCGCTCAGACGACGAGAAAAAGAAACTCAACAATCGACTTCGGCGTGTCGTTGGACAAGTCGAGGCGGTTGGCCGAATGATCGACAACGACGACTATTGCGTCGATATTCTGATGCAGTTGTCCGCCGCCACGGGAGCGTTGAACAAGGTAGGCCAAATCGTCTTGGAACAGCACCTGAAGACTTGCGTCAGCGATGCGATCCAAAGCGGCGATGCAAGTGATCGTGACGAGAAACTATCGGAACTGATCCGCGTCTTTCGAAAGTACGCAGGCGTGATCGACTAG
- a CDS encoding FecR domain-containing protein: MNPDDRFAELWTDYLEGELDENGIDQLRALLAADADLVRTAADLYQTHRLLGLVADDTSMHRNAFVDGVIARLPEKSDQFVSDVMADVEQLSERRVQVEPKQPMTPAADGDSAVRDQRWMLALVASLLIAVIGFASWRSSPPEVATVVSEPTDASHQIRDVRFTSLAHAKFFGELLPPVDSALAPRRDYVLMSGLVELSFPAGASAIVEGPAVFRVLSEDSLALDVGSCSVHAPDGAEGFHVVTPVTRVVDRGTRFNVSVAETSETEVQVIEGAADIYEHGSQALSNADAAAQQRATQTEVRLTVGEASKFARGREFAADSIPYDPAAYHRQLPDRVISYQANVDEEGGSTTLTSVTIQRGGRTETILVGDIIPAQITAFTTTLPGAFICGDSTYPVELLETASNRSLNAGVINPGGSEEPLSADPVLLGESATPGMAIRFRQPVINGPGDDVVFFDLQTFGNPPDGDAFHISPVRFRPGLKSHTIRIYDLTMESPGSHELAGFYVHMFRERASSLETLRTLDTSPSRHGIRFRGLTVGIDLSDLGYGDGETVDELFIQDALDDKHIVDPVFIGGLPPLI, encoded by the coding sequence ATGAATCCTGACGATCGATTTGCTGAGCTTTGGACGGACTATCTCGAGGGCGAGCTTGATGAAAATGGCATCGACCAACTGCGTGCACTGTTGGCCGCCGATGCTGACTTGGTCAGGACCGCTGCTGATCTGTACCAGACTCACCGCTTGCTGGGGCTTGTGGCCGACGACACATCGATGCATCGCAATGCGTTTGTCGATGGAGTGATCGCCCGTTTGCCTGAGAAATCGGACCAGTTTGTCAGCGATGTCATGGCAGATGTCGAACAATTGTCCGAACGCCGTGTGCAGGTGGAACCCAAGCAACCAATGACCCCAGCCGCCGATGGTGATTCGGCAGTACGGGATCAACGCTGGATGTTGGCACTGGTTGCATCCTTGTTGATCGCCGTTATTGGATTTGCGTCATGGCGATCAAGTCCTCCTGAAGTCGCCACGGTGGTTTCGGAACCAACGGATGCGTCACACCAGATCCGTGACGTTCGGTTTACCAGTTTGGCCCACGCGAAGTTCTTTGGCGAATTGCTGCCGCCGGTGGATTCTGCGTTGGCGCCGCGCCGCGACTACGTGTTGATGAGCGGTTTGGTTGAACTTAGCTTTCCAGCAGGAGCGTCGGCGATTGTCGAAGGCCCCGCCGTCTTCCGTGTTCTCTCGGAAGACAGCCTTGCCTTGGACGTGGGAAGCTGCAGCGTTCACGCTCCCGACGGTGCAGAAGGTTTCCACGTCGTCACTCCCGTCACGCGTGTGGTGGATCGCGGCACCCGGTTCAATGTCAGTGTCGCGGAAACAAGCGAAACGGAAGTCCAAGTCATCGAAGGCGCAGCAGACATCTACGAGCATGGTTCGCAAGCTCTTTCCAATGCAGACGCAGCGGCCCAACAGAGGGCAACACAAACGGAAGTTCGTCTGACCGTTGGCGAAGCGAGTAAGTTTGCAAGAGGCCGAGAGTTTGCCGCAGACAGCATTCCCTATGACCCCGCGGCCTACCATCGCCAGTTGCCCGATCGTGTGATTTCCTATCAGGCAAACGTGGATGAAGAAGGCGGTTCCACAACATTGACCAGTGTCACGATCCAACGTGGCGGCCGCACCGAGACGATCTTGGTGGGTGACATCATCCCTGCACAGATCACCGCGTTCACGACCACCCTGCCAGGCGCGTTCATCTGCGGCGATTCGACGTACCCGGTTGAACTGCTGGAAACCGCCTCCAATCGCAGTTTGAACGCGGGGGTGATCAACCCCGGTGGTAGCGAAGAACCGCTATCTGCCGATCCTGTGCTGTTGGGTGAATCGGCGACTCCGGGCATGGCGATCCGCTTTCGCCAACCGGTCATCAACGGCCCCGGCGATGACGTGGTGTTCTTTGATTTGCAAACGTTTGGCAATCCGCCCGATGGGGATGCGTTTCACATCAGCCCCGTCCGTTTCCGGCCTGGCCTGAAATCGCACACGATCCGCATCTATGACCTGACCATGGAATCACCCGGATCGCACGAATTGGCAGGCTTTTACGTGCATATGTTTCGCGAACGAGCAAGTTCGCTGGAAACGCTTCGAACACTGGACACTTCCCCTAGCCGTCACGGCATCCGATTTCGTGGATTGACCGTCGGAATTGACTTGTCGGACCTCGGATACGGCGACGGCGAAACGGTGGATGAATTGTTCATCCAAGACGCACTCGATGACAAGCATATTGTTGATCCCGTGTTTATCGGCGGTCTTCCTCCGCTGATTTGA
- a CDS encoding sulfatase yields MRPLFFLLGMLVAIPWAAAADRPNVVFVAIDDLNDWVGCLDGHPQVQTPHIDQLAARGVNFTNAHCQAPICNPSRISMLLGKLPSTTGHYFLVPGFRDVDVTRDAVTMFQYFRSRGYRTESMGKVFHGGSDKASFDHVQPSRGYRRMKGQTEKLRYRVPGSHPSWDWGQFQMADEDQRDYFTAAWAADRIPELSQQDQPFLMAIGFHLPHVPIYATKKWLDLYPLDNLQMPEVPADDLDDVPPIAVQLSLNPTAPRDGWMKQSGEDRHAVQAYLASISFVDHLVGMVMDSVQASGAGDNTIVVLFSDHGFHMGEKNKWAKRSLWRRTTRVPMIIAGPNVAVGKQCNAPVGLIDVYPTLTDACGLPRPEGLDGHGLAPLLSDVTAPWPHPAICTFGPGNHSIQSRDYHYIRYRDGAEELYDHRTDGDEYHNLAGDQTLDAVIAEHRRWIPATDAAMVPGSRGSDSPLYGESDGLQKAMRKVGR; encoded by the coding sequence ATGCGACCACTCTTTTTCTTGCTGGGGATGCTTGTGGCGATCCCCTGGGCAGCGGCGGCCGACCGTCCCAACGTTGTGTTCGTCGCGATCGACGATTTGAACGATTGGGTTGGCTGCCTAGACGGTCACCCTCAGGTGCAGACGCCTCATATTGACCAGTTGGCGGCACGAGGGGTGAACTTTACCAATGCCCATTGTCAGGCGCCCATTTGCAATCCGTCGCGGATCAGCATGTTGCTAGGCAAACTGCCTTCGACGACAGGTCACTATTTTTTGGTTCCTGGGTTTCGTGATGTCGATGTCACTCGCGACGCAGTGACGATGTTCCAGTACTTTCGTTCCCGCGGTTATCGAACCGAGTCGATGGGCAAAGTGTTTCATGGTGGTTCCGATAAGGCATCGTTCGACCATGTCCAACCGTCGCGTGGCTACCGACGCATGAAGGGGCAAACCGAGAAACTGCGTTACCGAGTCCCCGGCTCTCACCCGTCCTGGGACTGGGGGCAGTTCCAAATGGCCGATGAAGACCAGCGTGACTACTTTACCGCGGCGTGGGCGGCGGATCGGATCCCCGAACTGTCCCAACAAGACCAACCATTTTTGATGGCGATCGGTTTCCACCTTCCGCACGTCCCGATCTACGCGACGAAGAAATGGTTGGATCTTTATCCGCTGGATAATCTCCAGATGCCGGAGGTGCCCGCCGACGATCTGGATGATGTGCCGCCAATCGCAGTGCAGCTAAGTCTGAACCCGACCGCGCCTCGCGATGGATGGATGAAACAGTCCGGGGAAGACCGGCATGCCGTGCAAGCCTATTTGGCATCGATCTCGTTCGTCGATCATTTGGTCGGGATGGTGATGGACAGCGTTCAGGCGTCCGGCGCCGGCGACAACACGATCGTCGTGCTGTTCAGCGACCATGGATTCCACATGGGCGAAAAGAACAAATGGGCCAAGCGAAGTCTTTGGCGGCGGACCACTCGTGTCCCCATGATCATCGCTGGTCCCAATGTTGCCGTGGGCAAACAGTGCAACGCACCGGTTGGGCTGATCGATGTTTACCCGACGTTGACCGATGCGTGTGGGCTGCCGCGACCGGAAGGTCTAGATGGTCATGGGCTGGCCCCACTGTTGTCAGATGTCACCGCGCCTTGGCCGCACCCTGCTATCTGTACGTTCGGGCCTGGAAACCATTCGATCCAGTCACGCGACTATCACTACATTCGTTATCGCGATGGGGCCGAGGAACTGTACGATCACCGAACCGACGGTGACGAGTATCACAACCTTGCTGGGGACCAGACGTTGGATGCCGTCATCGCGGAACATCGCCGTTGGATCCCTGCCACGGATGCAGCGATGGTTCCCGGCAGCCGCGGCAGCGATTCGCCGCTGTACGGCGAATCCGACGGGCTTCAAAAGGCGATGCGCAAAGTCGGTCGGTAG
- a CDS encoding PSD1 and planctomycete cytochrome C domain-containing protein has translation MFPKFFALLALLSLPTLVTANDADDVQHLKFFETEVRPLLASKCVQCHGAEKQEGELRLDSLAALIQGGDSGAAVTPHRPEESLLIEAINYESFEMPPEKQLSEKSIDVLTRWVEMGAPWPESDSNPIRTSEKTFTEEDRNWWAVQPVQDPTPPADGEGWARNPIDRFVARQLDDAGLEPAQPASRFELVRRAYFDLHGLPPTPQQVDAFVNDDRPDAWQRLIDELLDSPRYGERWAQHWLDVVRFAESDGYNEDAFRPDASVFRDYVIASFNDDKPYNQFVREHLAGDEIAPDDPNVFIGTAYLRHGVYEWNQRNARMHWDLIINEMTRVTGEAFLGIGIGCAQCHDHKFDPILQKDYFGLQAFLSSVAWPMDRPLATPAEIAEYREQQQAWEDATKAIRDEMHDLAKEAFDKDQQYTVGQFPDDVKEIYSKPESQKTTYEKQLSYLVRRQAERAASKFNYEKSLAKKPDKLARYHQLKVELEKFDAVKPKPLPTAFVATDVGPDPAPTLLMTRTTQETVEPSFLALLGDPTPEIQPTATTTGRRTVLADWIARDDNPLSTRVIVNRVWQRHFGEGIVPTANDFGTLGELPSHPQLLDWLTKRFLEKGWKIKPLHAMVMNSATYRQTARREPTKKEDTVDPTNRLLWRFPPQRLDAEQVRDAMFAVSGELKHRDGGASVSGTSPNRSVFVKKMRNRPDEMLSGFDSPLGFESAAERIATTTPVQSLLLVNGKWTLDRSRSFAKRLIAGNHKVTDDSIREAYRLAYGREVTSEEIQGALRFIDQQTKQYELHETSRPQPDVPFPNENGLRPASQHFASASSFGLGQKTLWFQPDSRFERLHLKKTDDLGDQFTIEAITILDRIYPDASVNTLLSRWNSSTKTNGWNFGVTSAKSGYHPQNFIVQLVGRNFQDEPTYEVVASGLTFPIGKPVYLAASISASVSDDNPTSGYVTFTMKDLSDPKSKLQTATVETAVVGQAQNPAMKIIAGGRDSKGHLWDGQLARLKISRGALASDQLLTGNDSDKSDAIIDWTFDGSDGEQPAPSTAWLRRETKPDATSENDPMISAVTDFCHALFNSNEFLYLH, from the coding sequence ATGTTTCCCAAGTTTTTTGCACTACTGGCCCTGTTGTCGTTGCCAACCTTGGTAACCGCAAACGACGCGGACGATGTCCAGCATTTGAAGTTCTTTGAAACCGAAGTGCGCCCTTTGTTGGCTTCTAAATGCGTCCAGTGCCACGGTGCTGAAAAGCAGGAAGGCGAACTTCGCTTGGATTCATTGGCGGCATTGATCCAAGGAGGCGACAGTGGCGCGGCGGTCACTCCACACAGGCCAGAGGAAAGCTTGCTGATCGAGGCGATCAATTACGAGTCGTTCGAAATGCCGCCGGAGAAGCAGTTGAGCGAAAAGTCGATTGACGTGCTGACACGTTGGGTCGAAATGGGGGCACCCTGGCCAGAATCGGATTCCAATCCGATTCGAACTTCCGAAAAAACGTTCACCGAAGAAGACCGAAATTGGTGGGCCGTCCAACCGGTGCAAGATCCCACGCCGCCTGCGGATGGTGAGGGCTGGGCGCGCAATCCCATCGATCGTTTCGTCGCTAGGCAATTGGATGATGCGGGGCTGGAACCCGCCCAACCGGCCAGTCGTTTTGAACTCGTGCGGCGCGCCTACTTTGACCTGCACGGTTTGCCGCCCACGCCTCAGCAGGTGGATGCCTTCGTCAACGATGACCGGCCCGATGCGTGGCAGCGTTTGATCGACGAATTGTTGGATAGTCCGCGATACGGTGAACGTTGGGCACAACATTGGTTGGATGTGGTGCGGTTCGCGGAAAGCGACGGGTACAACGAAGACGCCTTCCGTCCCGATGCCAGTGTCTTTCGTGACTACGTCATCGCATCATTCAACGACGACAAACCGTACAACCAATTCGTCCGAGAGCATTTGGCCGGTGACGAGATCGCACCGGATGATCCCAACGTATTCATTGGCACCGCCTATCTTCGTCATGGTGTCTACGAATGGAATCAACGGAACGCGCGGATGCATTGGGACCTGATCATCAACGAAATGACTCGCGTGACCGGCGAAGCGTTCTTGGGGATCGGGATTGGATGCGCCCAGTGCCACGACCACAAATTCGATCCCATCCTGCAGAAGGACTATTTCGGACTGCAGGCGTTTCTTTCGTCGGTGGCTTGGCCCATGGACCGACCATTGGCAACGCCCGCAGAAATCGCTGAATACCGTGAACAGCAACAGGCGTGGGAAGACGCCACGAAAGCTATCCGCGACGAAATGCATGACCTGGCGAAGGAAGCATTCGACAAAGATCAACAGTACACCGTTGGCCAGTTCCCCGACGATGTCAAGGAAATCTACAGCAAGCCCGAATCGCAGAAGACAACCTACGAGAAACAATTGTCGTACCTCGTTCGGCGTCAGGCCGAACGTGCGGCTTCGAAGTTCAACTATGAAAAAAGTCTGGCCAAGAAACCGGACAAGCTTGCACGTTACCACCAGCTAAAGGTCGAATTGGAAAAGTTCGACGCGGTGAAACCGAAGCCATTGCCGACGGCGTTCGTCGCAACTGACGTTGGGCCCGATCCTGCCCCAACGTTGCTGATGACTCGCACGACACAGGAAACGGTCGAACCGTCGTTTCTAGCATTGTTGGGAGACCCGACGCCTGAAATCCAACCAACGGCGACGACCACGGGCCGACGAACGGTACTGGCCGATTGGATCGCGCGAGATGACAACCCGCTATCGACTCGCGTGATCGTCAATCGTGTCTGGCAACGTCACTTTGGCGAAGGGATCGTGCCCACGGCCAATGACTTTGGCACCTTGGGCGAATTGCCGAGTCACCCGCAGTTGCTGGATTGGTTGACCAAACGGTTCCTGGAAAAGGGCTGGAAAATCAAGCCGCTGCACGCGATGGTCATGAACAGCGCTACCTATCGTCAAACGGCACGCCGCGAGCCGACGAAGAAAGAAGACACCGTGGATCCGACCAATCGGTTGCTATGGCGTTTTCCACCGCAGCGACTCGATGCCGAACAGGTGCGGGATGCGATGTTCGCTGTCTCCGGTGAACTGAAGCACCGTGACGGAGGTGCCTCGGTCAGCGGCACTTCGCCCAATCGTAGCGTCTTTGTGAAAAAGATGCGAAATCGACCTGACGAAATGCTCAGCGGTTTCGACTCGCCGCTCGGGTTCGAGTCGGCGGCCGAACGGATTGCGACCACCACGCCTGTCCAGTCTCTGCTGCTGGTCAACGGAAAGTGGACGTTGGATCGATCACGCTCGTTTGCCAAACGGTTGATCGCGGGCAATCACAAAGTGACCGACGATTCCATTCGCGAGGCCTATCGTTTGGCGTATGGGCGAGAGGTCACCAGCGAAGAAATTCAGGGCGCACTGCGCTTCATCGATCAGCAGACCAAACAATATGAATTGCACGAAACGTCGCGTCCGCAACCCGACGTGCCATTTCCAAACGAAAATGGATTGCGCCCTGCGTCGCAGCATTTTGCATCGGCATCCTCATTCGGTCTCGGCCAAAAGACGCTTTGGTTCCAACCGGATAGCCGCTTTGAAAGACTGCACTTGAAAAAGACGGACGATCTTGGTGATCAGTTCACCATCGAAGCAATTACAATCTTGGATCGGATCTATCCCGATGCCAGTGTCAATACATTGCTGTCGCGTTGGAATAGCAGCACCAAAACCAATGGCTGGAACTTTGGTGTTACCAGTGCAAAGTCCGGATACCATCCACAGAACTTTATCGTCCAACTGGTGGGACGTAATTTTCAGGACGAACCGACGTACGAGGTGGTTGCATCGGGACTGACTTTCCCGATTGGCAAACCGGTCTACTTGGCGGCATCGATTTCGGCCAGCGTTTCAGATGACAACCCAACCAGCGGCTACGTCACGTTCACCATGAAAGATCTATCGGATCCAAAATCGAAATTGCAAACCGCAACGGTCGAGACAGCGGTGGTTGGCCAGGCTCAGAATCCGGCGATGAAGATCATTGCGGGCGGTCGTGACAGCAAGGGACACCTGTGGGATGGCCAGCTTGCCCGACTGAAAATCAGCCGGGGTGCATTGGCCAGCGATCAACTGCTGACCGGCAATGATTCCGACAAGTCCGATGCCATCATCGACTGGACGTTTGACGGCAGCGACGGTGAACAGCCGGCGCCATCGACAGCATGGCTGCGCCGCGAAACCAAACCTGATGCGACTAGCGAAAATGATCCGATGATTTCCGCCGTCACGGATTTCTGTCACGCACTGTTCAATTCGAACGAGTTTCTGTATCTGCATTGA